The following proteins come from a genomic window of Mauremys mutica isolate MM-2020 ecotype Southern chromosome 7, ASM2049712v1, whole genome shotgun sequence:
- the SNX32 gene encoding sorting nexin-32 isoform X2: MRTLFGCTTPSLKMMNTLASLPDFEASREKLQRLGEGNSTLTREEFAKMKQELEGEYLAIFKKTVAMHEVFLQRLAAHPVLRRDHNFYVFLEYDQDLSVRGKNRKELLGGFFRNIVKSADEVLITGVSGLKEVDEFFEHERTFLLEYHTRVRDTCLKADRAMRSHKSLAEDYIPISVALGSLGTQEVRQLQMSFLKLAELFERLRKLEGRVASDEDLKLSDLFKYYMRDSQAAKDLLYRRLRALADYENANKALDRARTRNKEVKPAEAHQQLCCHRFEQLSASAKQELTDFKSRRISAFRKNLIELAELELKHAKASSLLLRNTLIVLKGDA; encoded by the exons ATGAGGACTTTGTTTGGCTGCACGACACCTTCTCTGAAAATGATGAATACGCTGGCATCATT GCCTGACTTCGAGGCATCGCGGGAGAAGCTGCAGCGTCTTGGGGAGGGGAACAGCACCCTGACGCGGGAGGAGTTCGCCAAGATGAagcaggagctggaggg CGAGTACCTGGCCATCTTCAAAAAGACAGTGGCAATGCACGAGGTTttcctgcagcgcctggcagccCATCCCGTCCTGCGCCGGGACCACAACTTCTATGTCTTCCTGGAATACGACCAAGAT CTCAGTGTGCGTGGCAAGAACCGCAAGGAGCTGCTGGGCGGCTTCTTCCGGAACATCGTCAAGTCAGCTGATGAGGTGCTCATCACCGGGGTGTCGGGGCTGAAG GAGGTGGACGAGTTCTTTGAGCACGAGCGGACGTTCCTGCTGGAGTACCACACCCGGGTGCGCGACACCTGCCTCAAGGCCGACCGTGCCATGCGCTCCCACAAGA GCCTGGCAGAGGACTATATCCCCATCTCGGTGGCACTGGGCAGCCTGGGCACACAGGAAGTCCGCCAGCTCCAGAT GAGCTTCCTGAAATTGGCTGAACTCTTTGAACGGCTGCGG AAGTTGGAGGGCCGTGTGGCATCAGATGAGGATCTGAAACTGTCTGACCTGTTCAAGTACTACATGAGAGACTCACAGGCAGCCAAG GATCTGCTGTACCGGCGCCTGCGGGCCCTGGCTGATTATGAGAATGCCAACAAGGCACTAGACAGAGCCCGCAcgaggaacaaggaggtgaagCCGGCTGAGGCCCATCAGCAGCTGTGCTGTCACCGCTTTGAACAGCTATCAGCCTCCGCCAAGCAAG AACTGACTGATTTCAAGTCACGTCGAATCTCTGCATTTCGCAAGAACCTGATCGAGCTGGCAGAGCTGGAGCTGAAACATGCTAAG GCCAGTAGCCTGCTGCTGCGGAACACCCTGATTGTGCTGAAGGGCGA
- the SNX32 gene encoding sorting nexin-32 isoform X1, giving the protein MEEPLEMPPGEESKPCSVSEELVTDPSLQVEISDAVSERDKVKFTVQTKSSLPHFIRPALSVVRQHEDFVWLHDTFSENDEYAGIIIPPAPPRPDFEASREKLQRLGEGNSTLTREEFAKMKQELEGEYLAIFKKTVAMHEVFLQRLAAHPVLRRDHNFYVFLEYDQDLSVRGKNRKELLGGFFRNIVKSADEVLITGVSGLKEVDEFFEHERTFLLEYHTRVRDTCLKADRAMRSHKSLAEDYIPISVALGSLGTQEVRQLQMSFLKLAELFERLRKLEGRVASDEDLKLSDLFKYYMRDSQAAKDLLYRRLRALADYENANKALDRARTRNKEVKPAEAHQQLCCHRFEQLSASAKQELTDFKSRRISAFRKNLIELAELELKHAKASSLLLRNTLIVLKGDA; this is encoded by the exons ATGGAGGAGCCGCTGGAGATGCCGCCTGGGGAGGAGAGCAAG ccTTGCTCAGTCTCGGAGGAGCTCGTCACTGATCCCTCCTTGCAGGTTGAGATCTCAGACGCAGTCAGCGAACGGGACAAGGTGAAATTCACTGTCCAGACCAAG agctccctgccccacttCATCCGCCCAGCACTCTCCGTGGTCCGGCAGCATGAGGACTTTGTTTGGCTGCACGACACCTTCTCTGAAAATGATGAATACGCTGGCATCATT atcccccctgcacccccgagGCCTGACTTCGAGGCATCGCGGGAGAAGCTGCAGCGTCTTGGGGAGGGGAACAGCACCCTGACGCGGGAGGAGTTCGCCAAGATGAagcaggagctggaggg CGAGTACCTGGCCATCTTCAAAAAGACAGTGGCAATGCACGAGGTTttcctgcagcgcctggcagccCATCCCGTCCTGCGCCGGGACCACAACTTCTATGTCTTCCTGGAATACGACCAAGAT CTCAGTGTGCGTGGCAAGAACCGCAAGGAGCTGCTGGGCGGCTTCTTCCGGAACATCGTCAAGTCAGCTGATGAGGTGCTCATCACCGGGGTGTCGGGGCTGAAG GAGGTGGACGAGTTCTTTGAGCACGAGCGGACGTTCCTGCTGGAGTACCACACCCGGGTGCGCGACACCTGCCTCAAGGCCGACCGTGCCATGCGCTCCCACAAGA GCCTGGCAGAGGACTATATCCCCATCTCGGTGGCACTGGGCAGCCTGGGCACACAGGAAGTCCGCCAGCTCCAGAT GAGCTTCCTGAAATTGGCTGAACTCTTTGAACGGCTGCGG AAGTTGGAGGGCCGTGTGGCATCAGATGAGGATCTGAAACTGTCTGACCTGTTCAAGTACTACATGAGAGACTCACAGGCAGCCAAG GATCTGCTGTACCGGCGCCTGCGGGCCCTGGCTGATTATGAGAATGCCAACAAGGCACTAGACAGAGCCCGCAcgaggaacaaggaggtgaagCCGGCTGAGGCCCATCAGCAGCTGTGCTGTCACCGCTTTGAACAGCTATCAGCCTCCGCCAAGCAAG AACTGACTGATTTCAAGTCACGTCGAATCTCTGCATTTCGCAAGAACCTGATCGAGCTGGCAGAGCTGGAGCTGAAACATGCTAAG GCCAGTAGCCTGCTGCTGCGGAACACCCTGATTGTGCTGAAGGGCGA
- the DRAP1 gene encoding dr1-associated corepressor isoform X1, producing MPSKKKKYNARFPPARIKKIMQTDEEIGKVAAAVPVIISRALELFLESLLRKACQVTQSRNAKTMTTSHLKQCIELEQQFDFLKDLVASVPDMQGDVEDNHAEGEKVSRRGRKPGSGRKNGGTGSKGKDPKQSGTDSEQEEESEDSETDGEEETSQSTPPSRPTTHFPSSPAPYLHFTCPPQSTMAMPVSVPPALPAMMPSAPAPPAPAQDEEEEDYDS from the exons ATGCCgagcaagaaaaagaaatacaacGCGCGCTTCCCGCCG GCCCGGATCAAGAAGATCATGCAGACGGATGAGGAGATTGGGAAGGTGGCCGCTGCCGTCCCTGTCATTATAT CCCGGGCGCTGGAGCTCTTCCTGGAGTCGCTCCTCAGGAAGGCCTGTCAGGTGACACAGTCCAGAAATGCCAAGACCATGACCACCTCCCACTT GAAGCAGTGCATAGAGCTGGAGCAGCAGTTCGACTTCCTCAAGGATCTGGTGGCCTCGGTGCCTGACATGCAGGGAGATGTGGAGGATAACCACGCTGAGGGCGAGAAGGTCTCCAGGAG GGGCCGGAAGCCGGGCAGTGGGCGGAAGAACGGCGGCACTGGCAGCAAAGGAAAGGACCCGAAGCAGTCAGGCACGGACTCCGAGCAGGAG GAGGAGTCTGAGGACAGCGAGACTGATGGGGAGGAGGAGACGTCCCAGTCCACGCCCCCCAGCCGCCCTACCACCCACTTCCCCAG ctctccGGCACCATATTTGCACTTCACCTGCCCCCCACAGTCCACCATGGCCATGCCTGTCTCcgtgcccccggccctgcctgccatgaTGCCCTCTGCGccagcaccccccgccccagcgcaggacgaggaagaggaagattaTGACTCGTAG
- the DRAP1 gene encoding dr1-associated corepressor isoform X2, with product MPSKKKKYNARFPPARIKKIMQTDEEIGKVAAAVPVIISRALELFLESLLRKACQVTQSRNAKTMTTSHLKQCIELEQQFDFLKDLVASVPDMQGDVEDNHAEGEKVSRRWAVGGAVLQGEGQGLGAGSRAVGGRTAALAAKERTRSSQARTPSRRRSLRTARLMGRRRRPSPRPPAALPPTSPALRHHICTSPAPHSPPWPCLSPCPRPCLP from the exons ATGCCgagcaagaaaaagaaatacaacGCGCGCTTCCCGCCG GCCCGGATCAAGAAGATCATGCAGACGGATGAGGAGATTGGGAAGGTGGCCGCTGCCGTCCCTGTCATTATAT CCCGGGCGCTGGAGCTCTTCCTGGAGTCGCTCCTCAGGAAGGCCTGTCAGGTGACACAGTCCAGAAATGCCAAGACCATGACCACCTCCCACTT GAAGCAGTGCATAGAGCTGGAGCAGCAGTTCGACTTCCTCAAGGATCTGGTGGCCTCGGTGCCTGACATGCAGGGAGATGTGGAGGATAACCACGCTGAGGGCGAGAAGGTCTCCAGGAGGTGGGCAGTAGGAGGCGCTGTGCTACAGGGAGAGGGGCAAGGGCTTG GGGCCGGAAGCCGGGCAGTGGGCGGAAGAACGGCGGCACTGGCAGCAAAGGAAAGGACCCGAAGCAGTCAGGCACGGACTCCGAGCAGGAG GAGGAGTCTGAGGACAGCGAGACTGATGGGGAGGAGGAGACGTCCCAGTCCACGCCCCCCAGCCGCCCTACCACCCACTTCCCCAG ctctccGGCACCATATTTGCACTTCACCTGCCCCCCACAGTCCACCATGGCCATGCCTGTCTCcgtgcccccggccctgcctgccatga
- the DRAP1 gene encoding dr1-associated corepressor isoform X3, translating to MPSKKKKYNARFPPARIKKIMQTDEEIGKVAAAVPVIISRALELFLESLLRKACQVTQSRNAKTMTTSHLGRKPGSGRKNGGTGSKGKDPKQSGTDSEQEEESEDSETDGEEETSQSTPPSRPTTHFPSSPAPYLHFTCPPQSTMAMPVSVPPALPAMMPSAPAPPAPAQDEEEEDYDS from the exons ATGCCgagcaagaaaaagaaatacaacGCGCGCTTCCCGCCG GCCCGGATCAAGAAGATCATGCAGACGGATGAGGAGATTGGGAAGGTGGCCGCTGCCGTCCCTGTCATTATAT CCCGGGCGCTGGAGCTCTTCCTGGAGTCGCTCCTCAGGAAGGCCTGTCAGGTGACACAGTCCAGAAATGCCAAGACCATGACCACCTCCCACTT GGGCCGGAAGCCGGGCAGTGGGCGGAAGAACGGCGGCACTGGCAGCAAAGGAAAGGACCCGAAGCAGTCAGGCACGGACTCCGAGCAGGAG GAGGAGTCTGAGGACAGCGAGACTGATGGGGAGGAGGAGACGTCCCAGTCCACGCCCCCCAGCCGCCCTACCACCCACTTCCCCAG ctctccGGCACCATATTTGCACTTCACCTGCCCCCCACAGTCCACCATGGCCATGCCTGTCTCcgtgcccccggccctgcctgccatgaTGCCCTCTGCGccagcaccccccgccccagcgcaggacgaggaagaggaagattaTGACTCGTAG
- the C7H11orf68 gene encoding UPF0696 protein C11orf68 homolog, with protein sequence MSDQDDGDMGKGGAFSAEHLAAESMAADMDPWVVFDARKTPRAEFEEWLQTYQPSRVSRFGDPKHHTEPVGWIAIYGPNYCPESGDVVGLQEAWERLQISGRHVTFDTIRELALNHCVLTGKWLMHLDTGFKVDHAWSGIARSVLEGHFGVAKVSPCYPNSDRKHVICIYTDDFTDEEKVMDADAAIRGTGVKCLLSYKPDVYTYLGIYRDNRWHLCPTIYESKFDLECIPRRSRIINKVSNTEVT encoded by the coding sequence ATGTCAGACCAGGATGATGGTgacatggggaagggaggggccttCTCGGCCGAGCACCTGGCCGCTGAGTCCATGGCAGCCGACATGGACCCCTGGGTGGTGTTTGATGCACGAAAGACCCCACGGGCCGAGTTCGAGGAGTGGCTGCAGACCTACCAGCCCTCGCGAGTGTCTCGTTTTGGGGACCCCAAGCACCACACTGAGCCTGTGGGCTGGATTGCCATCTATGGTCCAAACTACTGTCCAGAGTCAGGTGATGTGGTGGGGCTGCAGGAGGCCTGGGAGCGGCTCCAGATCAGTGGGCGCCATGTCACCTTCGACACCATCCGCGAGCTGGCGCTCAACCACTGCGTCCTCACTGGCAAGTGGCTGATGCACCTGGACACTGGCTTCAAGGTGGACCACGCCTGGAGTGGCATTGCCCGCTCTGTGTTGGAGGGGCACTTTGGGGTGGCCAAAGTCAGCCCCTGCTACCCCAACTCGGACCGCAAGCATGTCATCTGCATCTACACAGATGACTTCACCGACGAGGAGAAGGTGATGGATGCGGACGCTGCCATCCGGGGCACTGGTGTCAAGTGCCTGCTCTCCTACAAGCCCGATGTCTACACCTACCTAGGCATCTACCGGGACAATCGCTGGCATCTCTGCCCCACCATCTACGAGAGCAAGTTTGACCTAGAGTGCATCCCCCGCCGCTCCCGTATCATCAACAAAGTCAGCAACACTGAGGTGACTTAG